The Pectobacterium sp. A5351 genome contains the following window.
CATCAAAGGGTGGATGGGCGAATATTAGCATAAATGAGCCGACAATCAGAAAAGGCATGGCCGCGATAAAACCATCCCGAAGAGCGATAATGTGTCTTTGGTTAGATATTTTTGCAGCAATTGGTGTTAGCTTATTCTCAATTATTGAGAACAGAATTTCAGAAATTTTTGCCATGATGCATTACCTTGATATTAGATGAGTTTAAGAGCATCTCTTAGTATTTTCTCACCATTCATTAGACCGTAATCCATTGAATTAATGACAACAACAGGTTTGTTCATCGGCTCAGCAACTTTCTTCAACTCATCTAACCTGAATTTAATCTGGGGTCCTATGAGACAACAGTCATAATTAA
Protein-coding sequences here:
- a CDS encoding PTS sugar transporter subunit IIB, with translation MYRILLCCNAGMSTSMVVKKMQQAAKDSGIDVEIKAVGLEGFSDEIFNYDCCLIGPQIKFRLDELKKVAEPMNKPVVVINSMDYGLMNGEKILRDALKLI